The Candidatus Methanomethylicota archaeon genome contains the following window.
CTTGAGAAGGCTAAACTAATGATTGATGCAAAGAGGGATTGGGAGAACCCATTTGGTGATGGCAGAGCTGCCAATAGGATAATAAACATTATAAGTAAAGGGGAATATAGACAGTTTAAGTGATCGTGTTTGGCGAAGATACTGGTTACTGGTGGACTTGGATTCATAGGTTCAAACCTTGTTAGGGAGCTTAGAAGTAGGGGGCATGATGTCTGGCTATGCGACCTAACACATTCCCACGACCCAAAATCCATTAGATGTGATGTGAGTAAGTATAGGCAAGTTGAAAGATTATTTGAACAGCATGACTTCGAATACGTATATCATTTGGCAGCTGAGTATGGGAGATGGAATGGTGAAGACTACTATGAGAAAAATCCGCAAATGAATATTAAAAATAGGGATAAAATTAAGATAAAATAGAAGTATACGTGAAGTTTTAAATATTATGTACTGGTATTTTCGTAACCCTTTATTTAGAAAAACTCAAAGAGCTATAGGAATTGCTGCCGATTTTCACGTTCATGTTATGTATTCACGTGATTCACTATTGAAACCTAGAAAACTTGTTAAGGTTGCTTCTCGAAAGAGAATAGAAGTATTGGCAGTAACCAATCATAATACTATGAGAGGTGCGTTTGAAACTATTAGAGAAGCGAAGGAAAGTCGCTCGGAAATCATCATAGTCCCAGGGGTTGAAATATCAACAAATAAGGGTCATGTAATTGGCATCTTCATTCAGGAAAATATCAGTACTAAAAA
Protein-coding sequences here:
- a CDS encoding NAD(P)-dependent oxidoreductase; this translates as MAKILVTGGLGFIGSNLVRELRSRGHDVWLCDLTHSHDPKSIRCDVSKYRQVERLFEQHDFEYVYHLAAEYGRWNGEDYYEKNPQMNIKNRDKIKIK